In one window of Mytilus galloprovincialis chromosome 6, xbMytGall1.hap1.1, whole genome shotgun sequence DNA:
- the LOC143078243 gene encoding uncharacterized protein LOC143078243, with protein sequence MDYFLVWLFTFLTWKSIDGFISIKGYGSLELNSHFELGCQIVSFQGQASWSNTNIGFITCISDGFCTTHSKDNFKFSGNSSGIFVIINPLLEKDDHIEWTCFHDTMTSSYTVEIRSAHPTDQTKPGGLKFGDIIGIVIGCVTYLALGVVLCYCGIKKKYGFSDNKVATKYEKNEP encoded by the exons GTTTCATTTCTATCAAAGGATATGGCTCGCTTGAATTGAATTCGCATTTCGAATTGGGATGTCAAATTGTATCATTTCAAGGGCAAGCATCATGGAGTAATACTAATATTGGGTTTATCACATGTATAAGTGATGGATTTTGCACAACTCATTCTAAGGACAACTTCAAGTTCTCTGGAAATTCATCAGGCATTTTTGTAATCATAAACCCACTACTTGAGAAAGATGATCATATTGAATGGACATGTTTTCATGATACTATGACCTCATCTTATACAGTTGAAATAC GTTCAGCACATCCAACGGACCAGACAAAGCCAG GAGGTTTAAAATTTGGCGATATTATTGGTATCGTAATtggctgtgttacatatttagcACTAGGTGTAGTACTATGTTATTGcggaataaaaaagaaatatggtTTTTCTGATAACAAAGTAGcaacaaaatatgaaaagaatGAGCCTTGA